A single genomic interval of Lewinellaceae bacterium harbors:
- the yajC gene encoding preprotein translocase subunit YajC, producing MNPILAILLQAAGSPSIIGSLFPLLLIFVVLYFFMIRPQAKKQKEQNKFIGGLEKGSEVVTNAGIIGRINKIEGEVITLQIDQKTFIRILKVALSKEMTDSYLSRHASKEESSPE from the coding sequence ATGAATCCAATCTTAGCTATTTTACTTCAGGCGGCCGGTAGCCCAAGCATTATCGGAAGCCTGTTTCCACTTCTCCTTATTTTTGTTGTTCTGTATTTCTTTATGATCCGGCCTCAGGCCAAAAAGCAGAAAGAACAGAATAAATTCATCGGCGGTCTTGAAAAAGGCAGCGAGGTGGTGACCAATGCCGGCATCATCGGGCGTATCAACAAAATAGAAGGAGAGGTCATAACCTTACAGATTGATCAGAAGACCTTTATCCGTATCCTTAAAGTGGCTTTATCCAAAGAAATGACTGACAGTTACCTCAGCCGTCATGCCTCAAAAGAAGAGTCTAGTCCGGAGTGA
- a CDS encoding DUF1573 domain-containing protein — translation MRRKLHIPLWIAMFAFSCQSGPEPGFQSNYTGILATIGIPQDEQGRILADQMANIRFATDTIDIDTIREGTRLTIPVDFTNTGVQPLVISDVRSHCGCTGVEWPKEPIASGGHGSLQLVFNSEGQRYSQNKTIFVTINGIPNIRNIFLIGYVEPSQQ, via the coding sequence ATGCGGCGTAAGTTACATATTCCTTTATGGATTGCGATGTTTGCATTTTCCTGTCAATCCGGGCCGGAACCAGGCTTTCAGTCGAACTATACCGGAATCCTGGCTACCATTGGGATCCCGCAAGATGAGCAGGGACGGATCCTGGCAGACCAAATGGCAAATATCCGGTTTGCCACAGATACCATTGACATTGACACCATTCGTGAGGGCACCCGTTTGACAATACCAGTGGATTTTACCAACACCGGGGTCCAGCCCCTGGTTATTTCCGATGTACGGTCTCACTGCGGCTGTACCGGGGTTGAGTGGCCAAAAGAACCGATCGCGTCCGGAGGACACGGTTCCCTGCAACTGGTATTCAACTCGGAAGGGCAGCGTTATTCTCAAAATAAAACTATTTTTGTGACGATAAACGGCATTCCGAACATTAGGAATATTTTCCTGATAGGATACGTAGAACCAAGTCAACAATAA
- a CDS encoding shikimate kinase (catalyzes the formation of shikimate 3-phosphate from shikimate in aromatic amino acid biosynthesis), whose product MTHLSVEKKPYILIGYMGSGKSYVCKRLGAAMNLHWVDLDDVIEAKAGKSISEIFADDGHDAFRILEHNCLNELLRTREYDLISSGGGAPCYLGNMDLMNAKAITIYLRRKAEDILKYVLPGIGHRPLLAGKSEAEVITFIAETLEEREPFYRQAQYILEGYESQDLLDKVASIIHQNGLPLRTTEPQE is encoded by the coding sequence ATGACACATTTGAGCGTGGAGAAGAAACCATATATCCTCATCGGGTACATGGGCAGTGGCAAAAGTTACGTTTGCAAACGATTGGGTGCTGCCATGAATTTACATTGGGTTGATCTGGATGATGTCATCGAGGCAAAGGCCGGAAAGTCCATCTCTGAAATTTTCGCCGATGACGGCCATGATGCTTTTCGTATTCTGGAGCATAATTGCCTGAATGAATTACTACGCACCAGAGAATATGATCTGATTTCTTCCGGCGGTGGTGCCCCCTGCTATCTGGGGAATATGGATCTCATGAATGCCAAAGCAATCACCATTTATTTACGACGCAAGGCTGAGGATATCCTGAAATACGTGTTGCCAGGTATTGGCCACCGGCCTCTGTTGGCAGGGAAAAGCGAAGCCGAGGTCATCACATTTATTGCAGAAACCCTGGAGGAAAGAGAACCCTTTTACCGGCAGGCACAATACATTCTGGAAGGTTATGAATCTCAGGATTTACTGGATAAGGTGGCTTCCATCATCCATCAAAATGGCCTTCCACTCCGGACTACTGAACCGCAGGAATAG
- a CDS encoding S8 family serine peptidase: MVTLFWILCFVTLFTWRITPPYRQRHHQMRYTFFGSLILWLIGLMGQWFESPELFHPGRTILLLLSLGIGSQLFYLWRKLRYTKWLVPIGMCLLAWVLQDRKLPRLDPKGELLVQISDDMNPETIKSRLGFNLASITPAFEVTDSESPLAHYYKINLHYLPWQSTHSLQHRLQRISGVQWIDQNEYYAFFKPMTGHSEIQPSMQWSNDPLLARQWHLDQQQIGDLQASLQSAHPGKSARLFILDTGVDSKHEDLSPNYTSWRKEDESDDQGHGTHCAGVAAAVTNNQTGGASMDPGPSFFTVTSIKVLNFFGGGTQQTIIQGMIDAANQGADVISMSLGGRSSDEKQRLYEEAVKYANKKGTIVVVAAGNDGGSATLVTPANVPGVITVTAIQSDLTKPAFANTLEGIQFGLAAPGVDILAPIPKNKYANYSGTSMATPQVAGVIALMKSLEPDLTTKDAFELLQETGLSTPQSTKNGTLIQPNKAIASLMATIPAVQ; encoded by the coding sequence ATGGTAACATTATTTTGGATATTGTGTTTTGTGACGCTGTTCACATGGCGGATTACCCCACCCTATCGCCAGAGACATCATCAGATGCGGTACACATTTTTTGGATCCCTGATACTCTGGTTGATAGGATTGATGGGGCAATGGTTCGAATCGCCGGAATTATTTCACCCTGGCCGCACGATACTTCTGTTGTTATCATTGGGTATCGGTTCTCAGCTCTTCTATCTGTGGAGAAAGCTTCGCTACACCAAATGGCTGGTGCCAATTGGGATGTGTTTATTGGCGTGGGTCCTGCAAGACCGGAAATTACCGCGCCTGGATCCAAAAGGTGAACTTCTGGTTCAGATCAGCGATGACATGAATCCGGAAACCATCAAGAGCCGGCTGGGATTTAATCTGGCATCCATAACTCCTGCCTTTGAAGTTACAGACAGTGAAAGTCCTTTGGCACACTATTATAAAATCAACCTGCATTACCTCCCCTGGCAGAGCACTCACTCCTTACAGCACCGTTTGCAGCGTATTTCCGGTGTACAATGGATCGACCAAAACGAATATTATGCCTTTTTCAAGCCAATGACCGGCCACTCAGAGATCCAGCCATCCATGCAATGGTCCAACGATCCACTCCTCGCCAGACAATGGCATTTGGATCAGCAACAGATCGGAGATCTACAGGCTTCTTTGCAATCCGCACATCCCGGGAAATCGGCCAGACTATTCATCCTGGACACCGGAGTGGACAGTAAACACGAAGACCTTAGCCCCAATTATACCTCCTGGCGCAAGGAAGATGAGTCGGATGACCAGGGCCATGGTACGCATTGTGCCGGCGTTGCAGCTGCGGTAACCAATAACCAAACCGGTGGGGCTTCGATGGATCCGGGACCATCATTTTTTACGGTCACCAGTATTAAGGTGCTTAACTTTTTTGGCGGGGGAACTCAACAAACCATTATTCAGGGGATGATTGACGCTGCCAATCAGGGAGCAGACGTTATCTCCATGTCACTGGGAGGACGCAGTTCAGATGAAAAACAGCGTCTTTACGAGGAAGCTGTAAAATATGCCAATAAAAAAGGAACCATAGTAGTGGTTGCCGCCGGGAATGACGGCGGTTCGGCGACCCTGGTGACTCCTGCCAATGTTCCGGGAGTTATAACGGTAACCGCAATCCAGTCGGACCTGACCAAACCCGCATTCGCCAACACCCTGGAAGGCATTCAATTCGGCCTGGCAGCTCCCGGTGTTGATATACTGGCGCCCATCCCTAAAAATAAGTATGCAAACTACAGTGGGACCTCTATGGCAACACCACAGGTAGCCGGTGTGATCGCATTGATGAAAAGCCTGGAACCTGACCTGACGACCAAAGATGCCTTTGAATTGCTGCAGGAGACCGGATTGAGTACACCCCAGTCGACCAAAAATGGAACATTGATCCAACCCAATAAAGCTATTGCATCATTAATGGCTACTATTCCTGCGGTTCAGTAG
- the trxB gene encoding thioredoxin-disulfide reductase has product MSTAPEKMLCLIIGSGPAGYTAAIYAARANMSPVLYTGMQPGGQLTITTDVENYPGYPDGILGPEMMEDLRKQAERFGTEVRYELISKVDFSGPVHKAWTDSGNEIHAESVIIATGASAKWLGIPSEQTYMNKGVSACAVCDGFFFRNMEVAVVGGGDTAAEEASYLSKLCPKVHLLVRRDEMRASKIMQERVLNNPKIVVHWNTEVKEIKGVDEVVDSVVVFNNQTKAETELPVKGFFIAIGHKPNTEIFEGWLDMDETRYLVTQGKSTRTNIPGVFASGDAQDKTYRQAVTAAGTGCMAALDAERYLTERGKL; this is encoded by the coding sequence ATGAGTACCGCACCTGAAAAAATGCTTTGCCTGATTATTGGTTCTGGCCCGGCAGGATATACTGCAGCCATCTACGCGGCAAGAGCGAATATGTCACCTGTCCTGTATACCGGAATGCAACCGGGAGGCCAGCTGACCATAACAACGGACGTGGAGAACTATCCGGGTTATCCGGACGGGATCCTGGGACCTGAGATGATGGAAGATTTACGCAAACAGGCCGAGCGTTTTGGTACCGAGGTCCGTTATGAGTTGATTTCTAAAGTGGACTTCAGCGGACCAGTTCATAAAGCCTGGACCGATAGTGGAAATGAGATTCATGCAGAAAGTGTGATCATTGCTACCGGAGCCAGTGCTAAATGGCTGGGCATCCCCTCCGAGCAGACCTATATGAATAAAGGGGTGTCCGCTTGTGCTGTTTGCGATGGTTTCTTCTTCAGAAATATGGAGGTTGCTGTTGTTGGCGGTGGAGACACAGCCGCTGAAGAAGCTTCTTATCTGTCCAAATTGTGTCCGAAAGTACATCTATTGGTACGCCGGGATGAGATGAGGGCTTCCAAGATCATGCAGGAACGGGTATTAAATAACCCGAAGATTGTCGTCCATTGGAATACGGAAGTGAAAGAAATCAAGGGTGTAGATGAGGTGGTGGATTCGGTTGTCGTTTTCAACAACCAAACCAAAGCTGAAACTGAATTGCCGGTAAAGGGATTTTTTATTGCCATCGGACATAAACCAAATACGGAGATCTTCGAAGGATGGCTGGATATGGATGAAACCAGATATCTGGTGACCCAGGGTAAATCAACAAGAACCAACATTCCCGGTGTATTTGCCAGCGGAGATGCTCAGGATAAAACCTACCGCCAAGCTGTAACCGCAGCCGGAACCGGATGCATGGCAGCCCTTGATGCGGAAAGGTATCTGACCGAGCGGGGTAAACTTTGA
- the fbaA gene encoding class II fructose-bisphosphate aldolase gives MSSGKFRAGVLFGNEVSEVFADAKANHYAVPAINVTGTNTVNAVMETAKEVNSPVIIQFSNGGASFYAGKGLSNADQKASILGAISGAKHIHLLAEHYGVPVILHTDHCAKKLLPWIDGLVTAGEKHFHKHGTPLYSSHMLDLSEEPIAENIEISSEFFKRMAPIGMTLEIELGVTGGEEDGVDNSDVDNSRLYTQPEEVAFAYENLKAISDRFTIAAAFGNVHGVYKPGNVELKPVILKNSQDYIEKKYGTGPKPVNFVFHGGSGSSQAEIREAISYGAIKMNIDTDLQWAFWDGVRHYYVQNEDYLQGQLGNPEGVDKPNKKYYDPRVWLRAGESFFKNRLKTAFEDLNCINRNA, from the coding sequence ATGTCTAGTGGAAAATTTCGGGCTGGCGTCCTCTTTGGCAACGAGGTGTCCGAGGTATTTGCCGATGCCAAAGCCAATCATTATGCCGTTCCAGCCATCAATGTGACAGGGACCAATACCGTAAATGCTGTCATGGAGACAGCAAAGGAAGTGAACTCTCCGGTTATTATCCAGTTTTCCAATGGAGGCGCTTCATTCTATGCCGGTAAAGGACTTTCCAATGCGGATCAGAAGGCGTCTATACTGGGTGCCATATCCGGAGCTAAACACATTCACCTGCTGGCGGAGCATTATGGCGTCCCGGTAATCCTCCATACCGACCATTGCGCGAAAAAATTACTGCCATGGATTGATGGTTTGGTGACAGCTGGTGAGAAACATTTCCATAAACATGGAACGCCCCTGTACAGCTCGCATATGCTGGATCTTTCAGAAGAACCCATCGCTGAGAATATTGAAATCAGCTCTGAGTTTTTCAAGCGCATGGCTCCTATCGGCATGACCCTGGAGATCGAATTGGGTGTGACCGGTGGGGAAGAAGATGGCGTGGATAATTCCGATGTGGACAATTCCAGATTGTACACGCAGCCGGAAGAAGTAGCCTTTGCTTACGAAAACCTGAAAGCAATCAGCGACCGGTTCACCATTGCTGCTGCATTCGGTAATGTGCATGGGGTGTATAAGCCGGGGAATGTGGAATTAAAACCGGTAATCCTCAAGAATTCGCAGGATTACATTGAGAAGAAATACGGCACCGGTCCCAAACCGGTCAATTTTGTTTTTCATGGCGGATCTGGTTCCTCTCAGGCAGAGATACGGGAAGCCATCTCGTACGGAGCGATCAAGATGAATATTGATACGGACCTCCAGTGGGCATTTTGGGATGGTGTTCGTCATTATTATGTGCAAAATGAAGATTATCTGCAGGGCCAGTTGGGTAATCCTGAAGGTGTCGACAAACCTAATAAGAAGTATTACGATCCGCGGGTATGGTTACGCGCCGGAGAGTCCTTCTTTAAAAACCGGTTGAAGACGGCTTTTGAGGACCTGAATTGTATCAATCGCAACGCATAG